DNA from Bradyrhizobium diazoefficiens USDA 110:
AGAGCGCCCAGGGCCATCCGCCGGGCGATCTTCTGATCACCATCGGCATCGCGCCGCACCCGTATTTCAAGGTCGAGGGCGCGGATCTCAGGATCGACCTGCCGGTCACGCTCTACGAGGCGGTGCTCGGCGGCAAGGTCCGCGTGCCGACCCTTGGGAATGCGGTCGAACTCTCGGTCCCGAAGAACACTTCCAGCGGCCGCACCTTCCGGCTGAAGGGCAAGGGCCTGCCGAAAGCAGGCGGAACCGGGGATCTCTTCGTCACTGTCAGGATTATGCTACCGGACGGGAACGACGCCGAGCTTGAAGCATTGATGGAGAAGTGGCGGGACCAACACCCCTACAATCCACGTAGCGGGCTTGGTTAGGGCGCGGTCGGAACTGAAGGGGTTTTCCTAAGGTCTACAGCATCCTCTCTTGCGGATGATGCTCGTCATATGCCTGAGGCGCGATAGCGCTTCTCGGCTCATATGCTCGACGTGTCGGCTGTCCGGCGGGGCAGCCGATAAAAAGGTGCGGCCTCGAGAGGGGGACCAGCGCGGTACCAAAAACCCCAATCGAGGCCGCCCGCGTCGATCGGCGGATCGAACGCTGCTCATTTTCGCGTGATCATCCGGTGCGATAATGAGACGCGCCGATGTCTTGATTCCAAATTTTCAATGACGGAATCGAGGCACCGCGCTTGCGCGGTTGTCTAGGTGCCGTTTTTCTCTGCCTGGTCGTACACGGCCTGCGCCACCTTGGTCAGCCGGTCGCGATCGCCACCGCCGCTGACGACGTAGCCGACCCCGCGCTCCGCCCAGAACAGCGCGCCGTCCTTGTCCGTCTTGGCGTACCGCATCTGCGTTGCACCATTCTCGGTCTTGGCGGTGTAGATCGTGTACCGCTCGCCCGAGGCGCCCTCATACATCAGGAACGACGCCGGACCGTTCGGCCCTGGCAGGAGCCGGCCGCCGACCAGCTTCAACCCGCTCGCCTCCAGGTTCGGCGCGAACACGGTCCAGCCGCAGCGCCGGGTCAGCCAGGCCTGGAGATGGTCACGCTCGTTGCCGCCGACCTCGACGGGGTGGCGGACCTCGACGACATAGAGGCGGTGGGCGTCGAGTGCGTCGGCCGTAAAACTCTGGAAGGTCGAGGGGGAGTTGGCGGCGCCATGCGCGATCCAGCCGGCGGTGCCGCCGGCGACGAAGGCAACCAGCACAGCCGCGGCGGCGCCATAGAGCCATTGCCGGGGGCGGCGCTCCAGCCGTTCGAGCTCCAGCCGTACCGGCACCGGCTCCTGGGCGACGGAATCGTAGCGGGCGTGCAGCATCTCGGCCATGTCGCGCCAGGACTGCACCCGCTCGGCATCGTCAGGATGGGCGGCAAGCCAGGCCTCGACGTCGGCGCGGCGCTCGGCCGGCAGCTCGCCATCGACATAGGCGTGCAACTCGTCTTCGGTGATCGGAATATTGCGGTCGTTCATATCGATCGTCTCTGGCTCTGCGGCCCAAAATATCCTTCGTGACTCAACTTCGCTCGCTTTGTCGGCAGGCTGCGGACGGACCCAACGCGTTGCATCAATCCTGCCATCATTTCACCCGCCTGAGCGCCGGGCGCTCACCCTCCAGCGAGGCTTTAACGTGGGCGCGGGCGCGTGCCAGGCGCGACATCACGGTGCCGATCGGCACGCCCTGGATGTCAGCGACCTCGCGGTAGCTCATGCCCTCCAGCATCACCAAAAGCAGCACCGAGCGCTGCTCCTCGACCAGCGTTGCCAGCGCCTTCTCGATGTCGCGTCCCTCGGCTTCGGTCCCGCTGGCGTCCGGGTTGTTCTCTGTCAGCTGCATGAATTGCGGCCGCCTTGCCAGCGAGCGTCGCCGGTTCTTGTTGAGGTTGGTCAGGATCGTATAGAGCCAGCTCCTGACGTCGCCTCCGAGAAACAGGCGCTCCGAACGCAGCGCGCGCACCAACGTATCCTGCACCAGATCGTCGGCCGCATCCGCATCGCGCGTGAGCGCGCGGGCGTAGCGTCGCAACGCCGGGATCATGGCTTCCACACTTTGGCGAAACGCGCTCATTGCCGCCTTGACGTCCTGGTGTTCGGCGCAAGCGCCTTACCCATCATAACACCCGAACGGAACGGCTATTCCGGCGCTCGAAACAGCGTTAACGCCGCGTATTAGGACTGTACCGCGAAGGAGGGCTGGTGTACCTCCAAACCTCAAC
Protein-coding regions in this window:
- a CDS encoding anti-sigma factor family protein — protein: MNDRNIPITEDELHAYVDGELPAERRADVEAWLAAHPDDAERVQSWRDMAEMLHARYDSVAQEPVPVRLELERLERRPRQWLYGAAAAVLVAFVAGGTAGWIAHGAANSPSTFQSFTADALDAHRLYVVEVRHPVEVGGNERDHLQAWLTRRCGWTVFAPNLEASGLKLVGGRLLPGPNGPASFLMYEGASGERYTIYTAKTENGATQMRYAKTDKDGALFWAERGVGYVVSGGGDRDRLTKVAQAVYDQAEKNGT
- a CDS encoding sigma-70 family RNA polymerase sigma factor, which codes for MSAFRQSVEAMIPALRRYARALTRDADAADDLVQDTLVRALRSERLFLGGDVRSWLYTILTNLNKNRRRSLARRPQFMQLTENNPDASGTEAEGRDIEKALATLVEEQRSVLLLVMLEGMSYREVADIQGVPIGTVMSRLARARAHVKASLEGERPALRRVK